The Streptomyces sp. M92 nucleotide sequence GGCAGTCCAGGGAGTAGATCTTGGTGGGCTCCAGCAGCTCCTCGCCGAGGGTGCGGCCGAGGCCGTCCAGGTGGGCGTCGAGCGACAGGCCCGCCTCGTTCAGCAGGACGTGGCGGACGAGCGAGTACCCGTTCGAGTGAAGACCGGAGGCGGCCATGGCGACGACCGCGTCACCCTTGCGGATGCGGTCGGGGCCCAGCAGCCGGTCGGCCTCCACGGCGCCCGTACCGGCGCCGGCGACGTCGAAGTCGTCCGCGCCGAGCAGGCCCGGGTGCTCGGCGGTCTCGCCGCCGACCAGGGCGCACCCGGCCAGGACGCAGCCCTCGGCGATGCCCTTCACGATCGCGGCGACGCGCTCGGGGTGGACCTTGCCGACGCAGATGTAGTCGGTCATGAACAGCGGCTCGGCGCCGCAGACCACGATGTCGTCCATGACCATGGCGACCAGGTCGTGGCCGATGGTGTCGTAGACGCCCAGCCGGCGCGCGATGTCGACCTTGGTGCCGACGCCGTCGGTGGCGGAGGCGAGCAGGGGACGCTCGTAGTTCTTGAGGGCGGAGGCGTCGAAGAGGCCGGCGAAGCCGCCGAGGCCGCCGAGGAGCTCGGGGCGCTGCGTCTTCTTCACCCATTCCTTCATGAGCTCGACGGCGCGGTCGCCCGCCTCGATGTCGACGCCCGCGGCTGCGTAGCTGGCACCAGTTGTGTCAGACATGACGATGAGAACCTTTGTGTCGTACGGCAGGTGGTGCGGGCGGCGCTACGGGCGACGGATGGCGTCGGCGGCGGCCGTCGCGGCGGGCCCGGCGGCCAGCTCGGTCTCCAGGAGCTGCTTGCCGAGCAGCTCGGGGTCGGGAAGCTCCATCGGGTACTCGCCGTCGAAGCAGGCGCGGCACAGGTTCGGCTTGGCGATGGTGGTCGCCTCGATCATGCCGTCGATGGAGATGTACGCCAGGGAGTCGGCGCCGAGCGAGGTGCCGATCTCGTCGATGCTCATGCCGTTGGCGATGAGCTCGGCGCGGGTGGCGAAGTCGATGCCGAAGAAGCAGGGCCACTTCACCGGCGGGGAGGAGATCCGGATGTGGACCTCGGCGGCGCCGGCCTCGCGGAGCATGCGGACCAGGGCCCGCTGGGTGTTGCCGCGGACGATGGAGTCGTCGACGACGACCAGCCGCTTGCCCTTGATGACTTCCTTCAGCGGGTTCAGCTTCAGACGGATGCCGAGCTGGCGGATGGTCTGCGAGGGCTGGATGAAGGTGCGGCCGACGTAGGCGTTCTTCACCAGGCCGTTGCCGAAGGGGATGCCGGAGGCCTCGGCGTACCCGATCGCGGCGGGCGTGCCGGACTCCGGGGTCGCTATGACCAGGTCGGCGTCTGCGGGGGCCTCCTTGGCCAGCTTGCGGCCCATCTCGACGCGGGAGAGGTACACGTTCCGGCCGGCGATGTCGGTGTCTGGGCGGGCCAGGTACACGTACTCGAAGACGCAGCCCTTGGGCTTCGCTTCCGCGAATCGCGAAGTGCGCAGGCCGTTCTCGTCGATGGCGACGAACTCGCCCGGCTCGATCTCGCGGACGTACGCGGCACCGCAGATGTCCAGGGCGGCGGACTCGGAGGCGACCACCCAGCCGCGCTCCAGCCGGCCGAGGACCAGCGGGCGGATGCCCTGCGGGTCGCGGGCGGCGTAGAGGGTGTGCTCGTCCATGAAGACGAGGGAGAAGGCGCCCATGACCTGGGGAAGCACCCGGTGGGCGGCCTCCTCGATGGTCAGCGGCTTGCCGTCGTCGTCGACCTGGGCCGCGAGCAGCGCGGTCAGCAGGTCGGTGTCGTTGGTCGCCGCGACCCGCGTGGAGCGGCCGTCCTGCTTGGGCAGGTCGGCGACCAGCTCGGCGAGCTGGGCGGTGTTGACGAGGTTGCCGTTGTGCCCGAGCGCGATGGAGCCCTGCGCGGTGGCGCGGAACGTCGGCTGGGCGTTCTCCCACACGGAGGCACCGGTGGTCGAGTAGCGGGCGTGACCGACCGCGATGTGACCCTGGAGCGAACCGAGCGAGGTCTCGTCGAAGACCTGGGACACCAGGCCCATGTCCTTGAAGACGAGGATCTGGGAGCCGTTGCTGACCGCGATTCCCGCGGATTCCTGACCCCGATGCTGGAGGGCGTAGAGCCCGAAGTACGTGAGCTTTGCGACCTCTTCACCCGGAGCCCAGACACCGAAGACGCCGCAAGCGTCCTGGGGGCCCTTCTCGCCGGGAAGCAGATCGTGATTGAGTCGACCGTCACCACGTGGCACGCCTCCGAGTGTAGGCGAGGTCGACCACTGGTCCGAATTGGGGACAACGGCTCACGCGGGGATCACTGATCGGCCCAGGCCTTGAGGCTCTTTCCGTCTTCCCTGGTCAGCGTCAGGCTTCCATGATCGATGCGGTATTCGACCCGGCCCTCGAAGAAGCCCAGGATCCGCTTCTCGGCGTCCATGAGTGAGCCTTCGCACATCATTCGGGTCGTCGCCGGGGCGCCCAGGGTGATGTGGCCGTCGCCGACCGTGGCCTTCGCGTTGACGTGGTTGCAGGGGAGGCGGCCCGCGACGGTCTTCGCGTCCTTGTCGAAGGTGAGGTGGGCGCTGCCCTCGTGACCGGGGGTCGTGACGGTCCACTTCGTGCCGTACAGGGGCGCGTCCTTCGGTTTGCTGAGGCGGACGGTGTCGCCGTCGGCGGTGGTGAGGGTCAGGCGGTCGCCCTCGGTCCTGGCGGTCAGGTCGGTGGTGAGGGCCCGTCCCAGGGACTTCTCGAAGTCCGGGGGCGTGTCCGTACAGCCCTTCTCGGTGAACATGGCGTCGCTGAACCGGATGCGCTCGCCGTCGATGTGGGCGCGGGCGCTGAAGGTGTTGCAGCCGGTGCTGCCGGACGCCTCACCGCCGTCGTCGATCCGGACCCGCGCGGAGTCGGGTGCCTGGTGGGTGGCGCCGTCCACGGTGAGGGAGTCGATGCTCCACCGCACGCCGGTGACGGGTGTGCCGGCGCCGACGGAGCCGCTGCCGCCGTCGGCCTTCTCGGTGCCGCAGGCCGCGGCGAGCGGCACGAGCACGGCTGCGGCGGCCACGGTCAGGGGCTTGGCGCGGCCGGTCAGGAGGACGCTGCGCTGCTGCTTCTGCCTGTACATGCCGATTCGACGGAGGCGCGGAGGATCTGGTTCCCCTCTTCCGCTCACCTGAGCAACGGCAGCAGGCCCCCCAGGTCGGCCCGCTCTCCGCTCGCGCTCACCTTCGCCTCGGCCACGGCGTCCTCCCAGGCCAGCCGCCCGGCCGCCAGCCGCATCCAGGTCAGCGGGTCGGTCTCGACGACGTTCGGCGGGGTGCCCCGGGTGTGCCGCAGCCCCTCGACGCACTGCACGACGGCGTACGGCGGGACGCGCACCTCTGTCGAGCCGCCGGGCGCCGTCGCGGCGAGCGCGTCCGCGAGCAGCCGGGTCGCGGCGGCCAGCGCCTGCCGGTCGTACGGGATGTCGAGGCCGGGCACGGCGGCGTTCAGGTCGTCGGTGTGGACGACCAGCTCGACGGTGCGGGTGACGACGTAGTCGGCCAGCGGGAGGGCGCCGGCGCCGGTGGGCAGCAGCCGGGTGCCGGGGTGGGTGTCGAGGCGGTCGGTGAAGCGGCGCTCGACGTCGGCGAGGTGGGCGTCGAGGTCGGGGTGCTCGGCCGCCAGGCGCCGGGCGGTGGCGGCGATGGCGTCCGCGTCGGCGGCGATCGCGAACGGCCAGTCGAGCAGCCGCCCGTCCTGCCGCGCGGGCTCGGGCTCGTCCAGCAGCCGGTTCACGGCGGTCAGCGCCATCCCGACGTGCGCCACCAGCTCCCGCACGGTCCAGCCCCCGAGCCGGGTCGGCAGGGCGAGCTGCTCGGGCGTGAGGGTGCGTACGGCGGCCCGTACGTTGCCGAACTGGGCCAGTACGGCAGCGCGGGTGCGTGCGGGGTCGTAGGCGCGGGGGCGTTTCCTGGCGGGCGGCATGACGGTGAGCCTAGGCGAGCCCGGGGTCCGTGCCGTACGCCCGGGGACCGGGGCGACGACACGACCGTCACTCGTATGTGTGTCTGACCGTGAAAGCCCGGACCGGCGCCCCGCGCAGCCCGGAAACACTGGTCCGCGCCTGGAAGGAGGTGCAACATGACGGTTATGGCCGAGCACACGTCTCAGATGTCGGTGGACGAGTTCGAAACGATCGCGTCCGCCGCTCCCGAGACCGTCACGTTGGAGTTCATCGACGGACGGATCGAGGTCAAGCCGGTGACGGACGGGGACCACAACAGCATCGTGTCCTGGCTGGCCAAGCGCTGTATGCAGTCGCGGCCGGACCTGGACCTGTACCAAACGCAGGGGCTACGGGTCGATGCGTACCGGCAGAGCAGGGCGCGGCCGGACGCCGTTCTCGCTCCCGAGGCCCACTTCGCGGGACACGGCGAATGGGCCGAACCGGACGGCGCCCTCATGGTCGTCGAGGTCACGTCGTACGACTCGGACACGGACCGGCGGGACCGGCACGAGAAGCCTGCCGCGTACGGGCAGGCGGGGATTCCCGTGTACCTGCTGATCGACCGGGACACCTGCACGGTGACGGTACACAGCCGCCCGAACCGACGAGTCGGTGGCTATCGCGACATCCGTCTCACGGATTTCGGCGAGACAGTGGTCCTCCCCGACCCGGTCGGCATCGAACTCGACACGGAGGTCCTCAAGAACTACGTCCGCTGAGGCGACGAGGTCCCGCCCGGACAGCCGGACGGGACCTCGACCGCACAGACCCGCTACGCGAGCAGCGCCGGGATCGTGCGCTCGTGGACCTCGCGCAGCTCGGTCAGGGAGAGAGTGAACTCGCCCTGAACCTCCACCGCGTCCCCGTCCACGACGCCGATGCGGGTGGTCGGCAGGCCCCGCGCGCCGCACATGTCGTTGAAGCGGACCTCCTCCGAGCGCGGGACGGCGACGACCGCGCGGCCCGCCGACTCCGAGAAGAGGAAGGTGAAGGCGTCCAGCCCGTCCGGTACGACCAGCCGCGCGCCCTTGCCGCCGAGCAGCGCCGACTCGACGACCGCCTGGACCAGACCGCCGTCGGACAGGTCGTGCGCGGAGTCGATCATGCCGTCGCGGGAGGCGGAGATCAGGATCTCGCCGAGGAGGCGTTCGCGCTCCAGGTCGACCTTCGGCGGCAGGCCGCCGAGGTGGTCGTGGATCACCTGGGACCAGGCCGAGCCGCCGAACTCCTCACGGGTGTCGCCGAGGAGGTACAGCAGCTGGCCCTCCTCCTGGAAGGCGACCGGCGTGCGGCGGGCCACGTCGTCGATGACGCCGAGGACCGCGACCACCGGGGTGGGGTGGATGGCGGCCTCGCCGGTCTGGTTGTAGAGGGAGACGTTGCCGCCGGTGACCGGGGTGCCGAGCTGCCGGCAGCCGTCGGCCAGGCCGCGCACGGCCTCCGCGAACTGCCACATGACCGCCGGGTCCTCCGGCGAACCGAAGTTCAGGCAGTCGGAGACCGCCAGCGGCTTCGCGCCGGTCGTGGCGACGTTGCGGTACGCCTCCGCCAGGGCGAGCTGCGCGCCCGTGTACGGGTCGAGCTTGGCGTAGCGGCCGTTGCCGTCGGTGGCGATGGCGACGCCGAGGCCGCTCTCCTCGTCCACGCGGATCATGCCCGAGTCCTCGGGCTGGGCGAGGACGGTGTTGCCCTGCACGAAGTGGTCGTACTGCTGGGTGATCCACTGCTTGGACGCCTGGTTGGGCGAGCCGACCAGCTTCAGGACCTGGTCCTTGAGCTGCTCGCTCGTCTCCGGCCGGGGCAGCTTGTTCGCGTCGTCGGCCTGGAGCTCGTCCTGCCAGGACGGGCGGGCGAAGGGGCGCTCGTAGACCGGGCCCTCGTGCGCGACCGTGCGCGGGTCGACGTCGACGATCTTGCCGCCGTGCCAGTAGATCTCCAGGCGGTCGCCGTCGGTCACCTCACCGATGACGGTGGCGATGACGTCCCACTTCTCGCAGATCTCCAGGAAACGGTCGACCTTGCCGGGCTCGACCACCGCGCACATGCGCTCCTGCGACTCGCTCATGAGGATTTCCTCGGGCGAGAGGGTGGAGTCGCGCAGCGGAACGTCGTCCAGGGTGACGCGCATGCCGCCGGAACCGTTCGACGCCAGCTCGGACGTGGCGCAGGACAGGCCCGCCGCGCCCAGGTCCTGGATGCCGACGACCAGCTTCTCCTGGAACGCCTCCAGGGTGCACTCGATGAGGAGCTTCTCCTGGAAGGGGTCGCCGACCTGGACGGCGGGGCGCTTCGACGGCTTCGCGTCGTCGAAGGTCTCACTCGCCAGGATCGACGCGCCGCCGATGCCGTCGCCGCCGGTGCGGGCGCCGTACAGGATGACCTTGTTGCCCGCGCCGGACGCCTTGGCGAGGTGGATGTCCTCGTGCCGCATCACGCCGATGGCACCGGCGTTGACCAGCGGGTTGCCCTGGTAGCAGGCGTCGAAGACGACCTCGCCGCCGATGTTGGGCAGGCCCAGGCAGTTGCCGTAGCCGCCGATGCCGGCGACGACGCCCGGGAGGACGCGCTTGGTGTCGGGGTGGTCGGCGGCGCCGAAGCGGAGCGGGTCCACGACCGCGACCGGGCGCGCGCCCATCGCGATGATGTCGCGGACGATGCCGCCGACGCCGGTCGCGGCGCCCTGGTAGGGCTCCACGTACGACGGGTGGTTGTGCGACTCGACCTTGAAGGTGACCGCGTAGCCCTGGCCGACGTCGACGACACCGGCGTTCTCGCCGATGCCGACGAGCATCGCGTCGGACTCGGGGGCCTTCTCGCCGAACTGGCGCAGGTGGACCTTGCTGCTCTTGTACGAGCAGTGCTCGGACCACATCACGGAGTACATGGCCAGCTCAGCGCCGGTGGGGCGGCGGCCGAGGATCTCCACGACCCTCTCGTACTCGTCCTTCTTCAGGCCCAGCTCGGCCCAGGGCAGCTCGACGTCGGGGGTCTCGGCCGCGTGCTCGACCGTGTCCAGAGGCGTCCGGCTCATGCGTTGACCAGCTTCTTGAGGATCGAGGTGAAGAACGGGAGACCGTCGGTGCGGCCGGTGCCGATCAGCGGCTCGACGGCGTGCTCGGGGTGCGGCATGAGGCCGACGACGTTCCCGGCGGCGTTGGTGATGCCGGCGATGTCGTTGAGCGAGCCGTTGGGGTTCATGTCCAGGTAACGGAAGGCGACCCGGCCCTCGGCCTCCAGCTCGTCCAGCGTCCGCCGGTCGGCGACGTAGCGCCCGTCCATGTTCTTCAGCGGGATGTGGATCTCCTGGCCCGCGGTGTAGTCGCTGGTCCAGGCGGTGCCCGCGTTCTCCACCCGCAGCTTCTGGTCGCGGCAGATGAAGTGCAGGTGATCGTTGCCCAGCATGCCGCCGGGGAGCAGGTGCGCCTCGGTGAGGATCTGGAAGCCGTTGCAGATGCCGAGGACGGGGAGCCCGGCCCTGGCCTGGTCGATGACGGTGTCCATCACCGGCGAGAAGCGCGCGATGGCACCGGCGCGCAGATAGTCGCCGTACGAGAAACCACCGCAGAGCACCACGGCGTCGACCTGCTTGAGGTCCTTGTCCTTGTGCCAGAGGGCGACGGGTTCCGCGCCGGCGACGCGGATCGCGCGCTGCGTGTCGCGGTCGTCGAGAGAGCCGGGGAAAGTGACGACGCCAATACGAGCGGTCACTTCGCGGCCTCCGCGACTACGTCCTCGGACTCGACCTTGACGGTGAAGTCCTCGATCACGGTGTTCGCGAGGAAGGATTCCGCAAGATCATGGATGCGGGCGAGGGCGGCGTCGTCGACCGGCCCGTCCACTTCCAGTTCGAATCGCTTTCCCTGACGGACGTCCGAGATCCCTTCGAAACCCAGTCGCGGCAGTGCGCGCTGCACCGCCTGGCCCTGGGGGTCGAGGATCTCCGGCTTGAGCATGACGTCGACTACGACGCGTGCCACTGGCACTCCCGGTGTGTGGTGCTGAGCAGGTTCCTTCAGACTACCCGTACAAAATTTCTACGCGCGTAGCCTTGGAGGAATCTACGTGAGCCCAGTCACGATCGGGTATCGGAAGGGGGTCGCCACGAAAAGCTTCGGGAAAGATCCCGGATCAACCCCCGACACCTATTGCGCACAGACACGCTGAGAGATTTAGTCGGGCTTCCCATTGCAATGCCGGGCACTGTACAAATGAAATGTCATTAGCCGATACTTTGCCCAATTACAGGCGAACAGTCGGCATCATCGCGGCGTCTTGGCACGTTCGGGCACGTCATCGCGGAGATGCCGCACGAAGGGACCGATATTCGTGGCGCAGCGTGTCGTGGTCACTCTCTTTGACGACATCGACGGCTCGGAAGCGGCGGAGACGATCGCCTTCGGAGTCGACGGCCGGATGTACGAGATCGACCTGAACGAAGCCAATGCCCGGAAACTCCGCACGGCCCTCGAGCCGTACGTGTCGGCCGGCCGCAAGCGGTCCCGGTCCGGCAAGACGTACCGGCAGACGGAGGTCGCCCCCGACCCGGCGGCGGTCCGCGCGTGGGCGCAGGCGAACAAGATGGACGTGCCCGCGCGGGGCCGGATCCCGAAGCGGGTGTACGAGGCGTTCGCCGCGGCGCAGTGAGCCGCCCGGGCCAGGGGCCGCCCCGGCCAGGAGGGGCCGACGGGCGCTCAGCCGCCCCTCGCGGCAACCGACTTGCGCGACACCCCGGGTGATCAGCTAAAGTCTGGAGCACGCCGAGGGGCGAGGCCGAAGGGCCCAGCTCACGGAACACGCGGGTGTAGTTCAGTAGTAGAACATCCCCCTTCCAGGGGGAAGGCGCAGTGTGCAATTCCTGTCACCCGCTCTGCACCGCCGTACCGACCACTCGATTGGATCAGGTAGGCTGGTGCTCGCACCGATCGGTGAAGGCCGGTCGGGGGCAATGCGGACGTAGCTCAGTTGGTAGAGCGCAACCTTGCCAAGGTTGAGGTCGCGAGTTCGAGCCTCGTCGTCCGCTCGGGAATCAGACCCCGGTCCTCCGTGGACCGGGGTCTTTTCGTGCGTCCGCGCGACTCCCTCGGGCGGCCGCCGTCTGACATTTGTCATGCCCGGTGATGACGGCCCGCACTGTTCCCGCCCCCGGGCCCCCGGGATGCTTGAGGCATGCGATCAAACGGACACGAACACGTGATTGAGGTCACCGACCTGCGGCGTGTGTACGGGGGCGGGTTCGAGGCCGTGCGGGGGGTCGACTTCTCCGTGCGCCGCGGTGAGGTCTTCGCACTGCTCGGCACCAACGGCGCCGGCAAGACGTCCACGGTCGAGCTGCTGGAGGGCCTCGCCCCTCCGGCGGGCGGGCGGGTGCGCGTCCTCGGGCACGACCCGTACACCGAGCGGGCCGCCGTACGCCCCCGCACCGGGGTGATGCTCCAGGAGGGCGGCTTCCCGTCCGAGCTGACCGTCGCGGAGACCGCGCGGATGTGGGCTGG carries:
- the purS gene encoding phosphoribosylformylglycinamidine synthase subunit PurS; the protein is MARVVVDVMLKPEILDPQGQAVQRALPRLGFEGISDVRQGKRFELEVDGPVDDAALARIHDLAESFLANTVIEDFTVKVESEDVVAEAAK
- the purQ gene encoding phosphoribosylformylglycinamidine synthase subunit PurQ, whose translation is MTARIGVVTFPGSLDDRDTQRAIRVAGAEPVALWHKDKDLKQVDAVVLCGGFSYGDYLRAGAIARFSPVMDTVIDQARAGLPVLGICNGFQILTEAHLLPGGMLGNDHLHFICRDQKLRVENAGTAWTSDYTAGQEIHIPLKNMDGRYVADRRTLDELEAEGRVAFRYLDMNPNGSLNDIAGITNAAGNVVGLMPHPEHAVEPLIGTGRTDGLPFFTSILKKLVNA
- a CDS encoding META domain-containing protein, whose protein sequence is MYRQKQQRSVLLTGRAKPLTVAAAAVLVPLAAACGTEKADGGSGSVGAGTPVTGVRWSIDSLTVDGATHQAPDSARVRIDDGGEASGSTGCNTFSARAHIDGERIRFSDAMFTEKGCTDTPPDFEKSLGRALTTDLTARTEGDRLTLTTADGDTVRLSKPKDAPLYGTKWTVTTPGHEGSAHLTFDKDAKTVAGRLPCNHVNAKATVGDGHITLGAPATTRMMCEGSLMDAEKRILGFFEGRVEYRIDHGSLTLTREDGKSLKAWADQ
- the purF gene encoding amidophosphoribosyltransferase: MPRGDGRLNHDLLPGEKGPQDACGVFGVWAPGEEVAKLTYFGLYALQHRGQESAGIAVSNGSQILVFKDMGLVSQVFDETSLGSLQGHIAVGHARYSTTGASVWENAQPTFRATAQGSIALGHNGNLVNTAQLAELVADLPKQDGRSTRVAATNDTDLLTALLAAQVDDDGKPLTIEEAAHRVLPQVMGAFSLVFMDEHTLYAARDPQGIRPLVLGRLERGWVVASESAALDICGAAYVREIEPGEFVAIDENGLRTSRFAEAKPKGCVFEYVYLARPDTDIAGRNVYLSRVEMGRKLAKEAPADADLVIATPESGTPAAIGYAEASGIPFGNGLVKNAYVGRTFIQPSQTIRQLGIRLKLNPLKEVIKGKRLVVVDDSIVRGNTQRALVRMLREAGAAEVHIRISSPPVKWPCFFGIDFATRAELIANGMSIDEIGTSLGADSLAYISIDGMIEATTIAKPNLCRACFDGEYPMELPDPELLGKQLLETELAAGPAATAAADAIRRP
- a CDS encoding histone-like nucleoid-structuring protein Lsr2; translation: MAQRVVVTLFDDIDGSEAAETIAFGVDGRMYEIDLNEANARKLRTALEPYVSAGRKRSRSGKTYRQTEVAPDPAAVRAWAQANKMDVPARGRIPKRVYEAFAAAQ
- the purM gene encoding phosphoribosylformylglycinamidine cyclo-ligase translates to MSDTTGASYAAAGVDIEAGDRAVELMKEWVKKTQRPELLGGLGGFAGLFDASALKNYERPLLASATDGVGTKVDIARRLGVYDTIGHDLVAMVMDDIVVCGAEPLFMTDYICVGKVHPERVAAIVKGIAEGCVLAGCALVGGETAEHPGLLGADDFDVAGAGTGAVEADRLLGPDRIRKGDAVVAMAASGLHSNGYSLVRHVLLNEAGLSLDAHLDGLGRTLGEELLEPTKIYSLDCLALTRTTEVHAFSHVTGGGLAANLARVIPDGLHATVDRSTWTPGAIFDLVGTTGKVERLELEKTLNMGVGMIAIVPEESTDVALATLADRGVDAWVAGEITDRGDHGTGAALVGDYAA
- the purL gene encoding phosphoribosylformylglycinamidine synthase subunit PurL, with amino-acid sequence MSRTPLDTVEHAAETPDVELPWAELGLKKDEYERVVEILGRRPTGAELAMYSVMWSEHCSYKSSKVHLRQFGEKAPESDAMLVGIGENAGVVDVGQGYAVTFKVESHNHPSYVEPYQGAATGVGGIVRDIIAMGARPVAVVDPLRFGAADHPDTKRVLPGVVAGIGGYGNCLGLPNIGGEVVFDACYQGNPLVNAGAIGVMRHEDIHLAKASGAGNKVILYGARTGGDGIGGASILASETFDDAKPSKRPAVQVGDPFQEKLLIECTLEAFQEKLVVGIQDLGAAGLSCATSELASNGSGGMRVTLDDVPLRDSTLSPEEILMSESQERMCAVVEPGKVDRFLEICEKWDVIATVIGEVTDGDRLEIYWHGGKIVDVDPRTVAHEGPVYERPFARPSWQDELQADDANKLPRPETSEQLKDQVLKLVGSPNQASKQWITQQYDHFVQGNTVLAQPEDSGMIRVDEESGLGVAIATDGNGRYAKLDPYTGAQLALAEAYRNVATTGAKPLAVSDCLNFGSPEDPAVMWQFAEAVRGLADGCRQLGTPVTGGNVSLYNQTGEAAIHPTPVVAVLGVIDDVARRTPVAFQEEGQLLYLLGDTREEFGGSAWSQVIHDHLGGLPPKVDLERERLLGEILISASRDGMIDSAHDLSDGGLVQAVVESALLGGKGARLVVPDGLDAFTFLFSESAGRAVVAVPRSEEVRFNDMCGARGLPTTRIGVVDGDAVEVQGEFTLSLTELREVHERTIPALLA
- a CDS encoding Uma2 family endonuclease; amino-acid sequence: MTVMAEHTSQMSVDEFETIASAAPETVTLEFIDGRIEVKPVTDGDHNSIVSWLAKRCMQSRPDLDLYQTQGLRVDAYRQSRARPDAVLAPEAHFAGHGEWAEPDGALMVVEVTSYDSDTDRRDRHEKPAAYGQAGIPVYLLIDRDTCTVTVHSRPNRRVGGYRDIRLTDFGETVVLPDPVGIELDTEVLKNYVR
- a CDS encoding maleylpyruvate isomerase family mycothiol-dependent enzyme — its product is MPPARKRPRAYDPARTRAAVLAQFGNVRAAVRTLTPEQLALPTRLGGWTVRELVAHVGMALTAVNRLLDEPEPARQDGRLLDWPFAIAADADAIAATARRLAAEHPDLDAHLADVERRFTDRLDTHPGTRLLPTGAGALPLADYVVTRTVELVVHTDDLNAAVPGLDIPYDRQALAAATRLLADALAATAPGGSTEVRVPPYAVVQCVEGLRHTRGTPPNVVETDPLTWMRLAAGRLAWEDAVAEAKVSASGERADLGGLLPLLR